A genomic stretch from Hemibagrus wyckioides isolate EC202008001 linkage group LG18, SWU_Hwy_1.0, whole genome shotgun sequence includes:
- the rps14 gene encoding 40S ribosomal protein S14 — protein MAPRKGKEKKEEQVISLGPQVAEGENVFGVCHIFASFNDTFVHVTDLSGKETICRVTGGMKVKADRDESSPYAAMLAAQDVAQRCKELGITALHIKLRATGGNRTKTPGPGAQSALRALARSGMKIGRIEDVTPIPSDSTRRKGGRRGRRL, from the exons ATGGCACCACGTAAGGGTaaggaaaagaaggaggagCAGGTGATCAGCCTGGGACCTCAGGTTGCTGAGGGCGAAAATGTCTTTGGTGTCTGCCACATCTTTGCATCCTTCAACGACACATTCGTGCACGTAACTGATCTCTCCGGCAA AGAAACAATCTGCCGTGTGACCGGTGGAATGAAGGTGAAGGCCGACAGAGACGAGTCCTCTCCCTACGCTGCCATGTTGGCTGCTCAGGATGTGGCTCAGAGGTGCAAGGAGCTTGGCATCACCGCCCTGCACATCAAGCTGAGGGCCACCGGTGGGAACAG AACCAAGACTCCAGGACCAGGTGCTCAGTCTGCTCTCAGGGCTTTGGCTCGTTCTGGCATGAAGATCGGCCGCATCG AGGACGTCACCCCTATTCCATCAGACAGCACCCGCAGAAAGGGAGGTCGCCGTGGGCGTCGTCTGTAA
- the cd74b gene encoding CD74 molecule, major histocompatibility complex, class II invariant chain b, protein MSEEHLVATPNDQPAITLRTSTGGSNKKALLVAGLTVLATLLIAGQAFTAYSVYQHSEKLSMLERRSDRLQEMSVMARANRTPMKMAVPMSSVRLMAADYSDTKVESNSTPKSPLTKCQQEAAGLVQVSLPSFKPKCDELGAYQPEQCWQEVCWCVDKNGAVVGDSMVKGSAQCTNMN, encoded by the exons ATGTCTGAGGAACACCTAGTTGCTACTCCAAATGATCAGCCTGCCATCACTTTGAGGACCTCAACAGG GGGTTCCAACAAGAAGGCACTGCTGGTGGCCGGACTGACAGTGTTGGCCACTTTGCTCATCGCAGGTCAGGCCTTCACTGCCTACTCTGTGTACCAGCACAGCGAGAAGCTCAGCATGCTGGAGAGACGCTCGGACCGTCTGCAGGAGATGTCCGTCATGGCCAGGG ctaaTCGCACTCCAATGAAGATGGCCGTACCCATGAGCTCCGTACGTCTGATGGCTGCTGACTACTCCGATACGAAG GTGGAATCCAATTCTACTCCTAAAT CACCTCTGACTAAGTGCCAGCAGGAAGCTGCAGGTCTGGTCCAGGTCTCTCTGCCATCATTCAAGCCTAAGTGCGATGAACTCGGTGCCTACCAGCCTGAGCAGTGCTGGCAGGAAGTGTGCTGGTGCGTGGACAAGAACGGAGCTGTAGTGGGTGACTCTATGGTGAAGGGCAGTGCTCAGTGCACCAATATGAACTAg